TTATCCACTAACTCTTACGTGTCGGCCGTCACGTGCTTTCCTAAATTACTAAAATACTCCCGCTTGTCCTTTCTTCCTCCTTTCACCATGACTGCTTTGAGAAAACAACATTTCCGTAATTTCAATCGCTGCAGTCAAAAGGGCACGTGCCATTCATCATGAACGCGGGATTTCGCACGTTCACGCTGTCAAAACGCACCGTTGAGATCTCTCCACACCTCAAATCTAGGGTTTTAATAGAATCCGTCCACCCGATATTTTCTtgatcccaaaaaaaaaaaggacgaaAGAGAATCGGTTTTGATTTGTTGGATTTGATTACTTTCTTTGGAAAACCTTTTGGTTTTGGATACGGATTTCTCGGAGTCGTGTTTGGTTGGGGAAAAATTTATGGTGCAGTTGATGAAATAGGGTGATCTGCCGGCCGAACCGGAAATGATGTCGTCGAGTGGGAACAAGGTTCCGGTGAAACTGGAGATCGTGGAGGATCCCTTGGAGGAAGATCATGGACCTCTCAACAAGCGATCCAAGCCGTCGCAAACTGCTCAACAAGTACTCATTCTGCTCTGGTACCTTTGTTTGTTTGGTTGacgagaaaatgaagaaaataataGTAAAcctattattaaatatatttgagCTCGGAgcttagcaatttcatttggttaaattTGTTGTCTTGTATTTTGTTGTCGTTCTCCAGAAATTGGTAAGTTTTGGCGGCGGCCAAATAGTTTAGGATTAGTGTTGCATCTAGTAAACATTAATTTAGAATTCCAGATTGAGTTGTAATGATTtcgattttttttttggttataaTTTCGTTGCCTTTTTCTTTATAAAATTAGGTTTTCCCACCCGACTGGGGCCTGCGTGTTGAGATTGCTGAGATAGAACATGAATACTGTTctttttttttgttgattttgatttAAATGAAGGCTTAAAGATCTTTGGTGGTATTGAGCTTTAATTAACATGTTAATTTGATTTCATGGTGATGGTTGCTTCATAGTTGCTAACTTGCAATTCATAattgtattaaaaataaaattgcttgaatttttattgtgttctTGATAATTTAGCAGTGGGGTGCGGGTGCTAATGCATTTCCAGTTCCACCTTCGCAATATAATCCGCTGGATGAGCCTAGCCCGCTGGGATTGCGGCTGAGAAAGAGTCCATCACTTTTGGATTTGATTCAAATGAGGCTCTCTCAAGGAGGTACTTCAGTGCCTCGAACTCAACAGACTGGAAATAATAACTCGGCAGTTAAGGAGAGTAAAACTACTGCTGCTTCGGGCGGCACTGATAAGCTCAAGGCTTCAAACTTTCCTGCTTCTATTCTAAGGATTGGAAGCTGGGAGGTACTTGTTTGTTTTATGTTTGAattttgtgtatgtgtgtgtgtatgcGCGTGCACACGAATGTGATATGCTAATATTTAGTATATGTGGTTTTGTTTACGGTGGTGGTGGTTTAACACATAAGTTGTGGCCTGTGGGATAATTTGTTTTTGGCAGTATAAGTCGAGATATGAAGGGGAGTTGGTCGCAAAGTGTTACTTTGCAAAACATAAGCTTGTTTGGGAAGTTCTTGAAGGTGGTCTGAAGAGTAAGATAGAAATCCAGTGGTCTGACATTATGGGTCTGAAAGCCAACTGTCCTGATAATGCACCTGGGACATTGACTGTTGTGGTAATTGTACCTCTACTCTCATCCTATAGATGCATCTGTCTGTAACTCTGTATGTTTATGTGAAGCTGTGGATATGGCTCATTAGGACATTGATGATTTTCTTGTGTAATGCAGCTGGCTAGACAGCCTCTTTTCTTTAGGGAGACTAATCCACAGCCCCGAAAGCACACCTTATGGCAGGCGACAGCAGATTTTACTGATGGACAGGCTAGCGTACACAGGTATGATTATTCAATTTTACTGTATTACTGATTGGAGCTTTTGTCTGAATGAAACTGTTTTTACTCtcctttttattcttgtttctaTCATTCTGTCTTCTAAATTTTGCACACAGCAATTTTTTTGCTGATTATGTTTGTTTTTAACTGAAAAGAAACTTCTGTTATAGTATTCCTTCCccacttttttttttgttgttcCATTCATGTTCCTATTATCCATCTATTTCATTCATATAGGATAAACATTTAGATAcgttaaattctaaaaattttgattaGGGACGTGTTTTCAAGATTAACTCCTTTTGACAATTAAAGATGTCACTATTATGTAGCAATGAACCAATGATGGTATACTCATATAAAAGTCTGTTATTTTGGTTCTGTAGGCAACATTTTCTACAATGTCCACAGGGGCTGTTAAATAAACATTTTGAAAAGCTTATCCAGTGTGACATGCGTTTGAACTTTTTAAGTCGACAGCCAGAGATAATTTTGGATACACCATATTTTGAGCAACGTTCATCTGTTTTTAAGGATCCAGATGAATCAAAAGGTCAAGATCTTAATCAAGCAGAGACTGGTAATGGATCCTCTATTTCTGGTTTCCAAGATCTAGCATCACCATCTGTGGCTCACTCATCTTCCTTAGAGACTGAAAAGGAGGATCGTGCTGGTACATCATCAGAGCACATGTCCCGAGAAGCTCCTTCTCCCAGCTCAGGTATGATAAGCTTCTGGAATTTGTTTTTCATATCTTTGATCTATGTCAGAGTTTTAATGTGATAATGTTGCATGAGTGGACAGATAATCATGCTCGATTTTTTAATACCTTTTTTTTTTGGATCGCTCAAGGGATGGTGGCTTTTCCCCATAGATGGCTGTCTGTCTAAATTTGATTATTTATGATTCTTTCTTCCAACACCCAAAACTGGAGAGATTTTTCAATACTCTTTCTAGGTATTGTAAATTAACTGTGTATCCTTCTGCTTGTGAGGAAACTTCTGAGTAGATATTGGGGCGAGTCTAAGGAACATACATTGATAATCCTGTTAACTAATTGTAGCATGTAATGTAGAATATCTTTGCATATTATGCTTCAGTATATGCTATTAATGCTTTGTTTGTATGTTACTATTTTAAATAACTGTCTAACCATATCCCAGTGTTTGTTGATTCAAAGAAGCATCCTCTGAGAGAAGAGAAGGGGTGGTGGTGTTGTGGTTGTGACTTGGACACATCATCCTAAGTCCTAGCCTTCAGAACTTTTTGCATGAAATATCTCATCTCAAGAGTAAAACCACTAGTCTTTAAGTTTCATTTATATTCTTCTTTTCATTTCTAATGTTGATGTTATTCTAATGTCCAGAACTCTAGTATTATTATTTTTCCTAGGGTTTGAGTTGTGCAGTGGTTTTTATAAGCTGGTTTGCGTTGTTAGTGCATACGTACCTATTATCCAAATTGATCACTGATTTACTCTCTCGTACTAGTGATGGATACTCGTGCAATTGAAGGGAGTGGAATTTGTGAAGCTGTTGATTCAAAGGGGCCAAGGAATTGGGATCAGATCAAAGTGCCCGGCTTGCACTCATCTGTGTCAATGAGTGATCTCATGAATCACATTGGGAACTGTATTTCAGAACAAATGACCTCTGGAAATCCACCATTCTCTACAGATGGATCAGAATGCCAGGACATACTAGAGGACATTGCACAGTACCTTCTTAGTGACACTCAACTAACTACATCctctgatgagaaaaggctcatGGCTAGGGTCAATTCTCTCTGTTGTCTCTTGCAGAAGGACCCTACTTCAAACCAGAACTTGCAAGTAAATAATGAAGGTTGCATTGGAGAATCAGGCAATGGGAAAGGGGTTCAGCTAAACAGCACTAATGAATTGTTGCAAGAGAACAGGAGTAAAGCTGATACAAAGGACCCTGAAATGAATATGAAGGATGTTTCTGGCAGCAAGCAATCACCAGGCATGTCGAGGAAAGACTCATTTGGGGAGCTGCTGCTTCATCTCCCTCGAATTGCATCTCTTCCAAAGTTCTTGTTTAACATTTCTGAAGAAGATGGCTAGAGGGAGCTAGATAGTTAATATTGGCGTTTATTAGTTGGAAGAATCTCTCTTTCTCTATCTCTTGTGAAATGGAAATGCAGATTTGCTGGCTGTTTAATATAATCCAATGTTTCTGAGTTGCATTAGTTACAGACTTGGGGAAGCCATGGGATTCGGAAATTTGTATTGATGACGAGTCCTTGTAAATGTCCTGTGTAAAAATTTGTTAAGTGAGTTGAATaaccaaatttgaatcattaaGTAGTTGTGATACAGATATCAGATTGCAATTCAAATTTGGCACATATAGGACTTGTTGCAATTTCAAGTCTCCTCCAAGCAACATAGTTCCTTCTTTCACCGCCAAggtcttttctccattaggtaaccCGACTGAGCATGGCACAATGTCACGCAATTCACTAAAAAATGTCAACGTTCCTGTCATATGATGGGAAGTTCCTGTGTCAATAATCCAAGGAAATATCTTCTGCGTACCTGTTAGCCTCTCATTGCCACCATTTTGACAAGAATTCAACATGCCCAGTAAAGTAACCTACTACTCTTCATTTAATCCACTAAGACTCTTTCGATTTGAATCTGTCACAATTCCACGCCCACCATCAACTCCAGTTGCTTGTGTGGTATTGGCACTAGCAACTCCTCCCTTGCTATGTCCTGCTCCATTGCCACGCTTTTGACCATCTCCTCGTCTAGCAGAAGTTCCACGTGATCTATTACCCCACCATTTTGGATAACCTATCAGCTGGAAACAATTTTCAGCATCATGTCCCTCTCGGTTGCAATTAGAACAAATTGAGGTATTGCCTTTATCCCCCTTTGAATTTCGACTTCTTGCTCGAATTGCAAAACTCATAGGATTGCCTCTTTCTTCCTCAGTTCGTGTCATAGTTTACACCCGCTCTTACTAAACAACCATAGCATAGGCACGATTCAAATTGGGCAAGAGTTCAGTGCTCAAAATATTAGAGCGCACTGTTCCGTATCCTTCTTCATCCAAGCCCATCAAAAACTGATGAACTCTCCCTTCTTCACGCTTTCTTTCCAATTCAATGGTAAGATTGCATCTGTAGCCTGCATAGGTACACACTGGTATTTGATCATAGTTGTTTATTTCATCCCATAACGTTTTGAGTCTTCCGAAATAGGACACGATCGGTTGACCTTCCTGCCTACAATTCGCCAGATCCGATCTCAGTTGCTGCATTCGTGGACCATTCCCAATCGAGAACCTCTGTTTAATATCCTCCCACAAATCCTTTACGTtctccatgtgagagatggtcgagcgacgcgtcggttcaatggtgttaaacacctaagaaaccagcatagagttaaccgtccaccaatcttcgagttccagtgagtcatctgctggttgcttaacagatccatcaataaaactatatttctttttggcccataatgcagtccgcatagctcgcgcccattcttcttaattctcgcccttcaactgaacttgggtaatcaaattacctgggttgtcattcgaattcagtgtgtaagaactagaagttttcttccctgattcagaattctcatttttcttttcatcagccatggctctgataccatgtaaaagaactaagaaattttggaataagaattctgatctttattgccccagaaatcaaagatatatataaaaaattacagctaacaaataggttcctaatcaagctaaactaccaaaattgtatcagaatcatacaacaaaaggtaagaacagatatgcacacaaaaattcctaaataaatgcaaaataagtgacagctaacagctgcc
Above is a genomic segment from Hevea brasiliensis isolate MT/VB/25A 57/8 chromosome 17, ASM3005281v1, whole genome shotgun sequence containing:
- the LOC110635402 gene encoding uncharacterized protein LOC110635402 isoform X3 — its product is MMSSSGNKVPVKLEIVEDPLEEDHGPLNKRSKPSQTAQQQWGAGANAFPVPPSQYNPLDEPSPLGLRLRKSPSLLDLIQMRLSQGGTSVPRTQQTGNNNSAVKESKTTAASGGTDKLKASNFPASILRIGSWEYKSRYEGELVAKCYFAKHKLVWEVLEGGLKSKIEIQWSDIMGLKANCPDNAPGTLTVVLARQPLFFRETNPQPRKHTLWQATADFTDGQASVHRQHFLQCPQGLLNKHFEKLIQCDMRLNFLSRQPEIILDTPYFEQRSSVFKDPDESKGQDLNQAETGNGSSISGFQDLASPSVAHSSSLETEKEDRAGTSSEHMSREAPSPSSGSGICEAVDSKGPRNWDQIKVPGLHSSVSMSDLMNHIGNCISEQMTSGNPPFSTDGSECQDILEDIAQYLLSDTQLTTSSDEKRLMARVNSLCCLLQKDPTSNQNLQVNNEGCIGESGNGKGVQLNSTNELLQENRSKADTKDPEMNMKDVSGSKQSPGMSRKDSFGELLLHLPRIASLPKFLFNISEEDG
- the LOC110635402 gene encoding uncharacterized protein LOC110635402 isoform X1, giving the protein MMSSSGNKVPVKLEIVEDPLEEDHGPLNKRSKPSQTAQQQWGAGANAFPVPPSQYNPLDEPSPLGLRLRKSPSLLDLIQMRLSQGGTSVPRTQQTGNNNSAVKESKTTAASGGTDKLKASNFPASILRIGSWEYKSRYEGELVAKCYFAKHKLVWEVLEGGLKSKIEIQWSDIMGLKANCPDNAPGTLTVVLARQPLFFRETNPQPRKHTLWQATADFTDGQASVHRQHFLQCPQGLLNKHFEKLIQCDMRLNFLSRQPEIILDTPYFEQRSSVFKDPDESKGQDLNQAETGNGSSISGFQDLASPSVAHSSSLETEKEDRAGTSSEHMSREAPSPSSVMDTRAIEGSGICEAVDSKGPRNWDQIKVPGLHSSVSMSDLMNHIGNCISEQMTSGNPPFSTDGSECQDILEDIAQYLLSDTQLTTSSDEKRLMARVNSLCCLLQKDPTSNQNLQVNNEGCIGESGNGKGVQLNSTNELLQENRSKADTKDPEMNMKDVSGSKQSPGMSRKDSFGELLLHLPRIASLPKFLFNISEEDG
- the LOC110635402 gene encoding uncharacterized protein LOC110635402 isoform X2, with amino-acid sequence MMSSSGNKVPVKLEIVEDPLEEDHGPLNKRSKPSQTAQQWGAGANAFPVPPSQYNPLDEPSPLGLRLRKSPSLLDLIQMRLSQGGTSVPRTQQTGNNNSAVKESKTTAASGGTDKLKASNFPASILRIGSWEYKSRYEGELVAKCYFAKHKLVWEVLEGGLKSKIEIQWSDIMGLKANCPDNAPGTLTVVLARQPLFFRETNPQPRKHTLWQATADFTDGQASVHRQHFLQCPQGLLNKHFEKLIQCDMRLNFLSRQPEIILDTPYFEQRSSVFKDPDESKGQDLNQAETGNGSSISGFQDLASPSVAHSSSLETEKEDRAGTSSEHMSREAPSPSSVMDTRAIEGSGICEAVDSKGPRNWDQIKVPGLHSSVSMSDLMNHIGNCISEQMTSGNPPFSTDGSECQDILEDIAQYLLSDTQLTTSSDEKRLMARVNSLCCLLQKDPTSNQNLQVNNEGCIGESGNGKGVQLNSTNELLQENRSKADTKDPEMNMKDVSGSKQSPGMSRKDSFGELLLHLPRIASLPKFLFNISEEDG